The Leptospira barantonii genome includes a region encoding these proteins:
- a CDS encoding exonuclease: MDTDSLYDHEKYQDLMPSYLYLKNESDATDQEAIFLSPKEIEILYQIRNHTTLEGFFSGKILKVWKDEGSKPIYVNTLKKLSDENLIFVFPEFKFLPETSQLTVCLCLVSEKEFKKSNRENLKEIYLNSLSKSAFAIQNYILGCEPFQISELVSIFEYLIAGTASGNFVKESFSIKKWIHSFTFEELLKEETVADSIRFILDNIQEGEYIAVTETTGLFHVADELSGKAFEILRGYYLNQFSKRLKDRFPEAWKHVSEYRREIVIDANHVGPISGIEEKFVQDELKIIGESLEDLVPRSFKDFLILANYISKKHEQERNIRASAEELKSIKMLKTMMSMKNQTLSQFVTINLDEDREFSYSIVDNLKRDPDCISCDWYEKGKKIACLCHKKDDTILSLIRLMTEKYSFKTDLIKNFLYLLKKEKSVLGHLYSNPDFKPALLRLKYSCYKENLSWFSKVLNFLGVYGLLESSLEHEESITQFEQLSREIAYKENRKKQLEKIRAEWLSETLVDSETAVTEVEHDPKSKPRSR; this comes from the coding sequence TTGGATACGGATTCGCTTTACGATCATGAGAAATACCAAGACCTCATGCCTTCGTATTTATATCTCAAGAACGAATCCGACGCAACCGATCAGGAAGCGATCTTCCTCAGTCCGAAAGAAATAGAAATTCTTTATCAGATCCGAAATCACACGACCTTGGAAGGATTCTTCTCGGGTAAAATTCTGAAGGTGTGGAAGGACGAAGGTTCCAAACCCATCTACGTAAACACGTTGAAAAAACTTTCGGACGAAAATCTGATCTTCGTTTTTCCCGAGTTTAAGTTTCTCCCGGAAACAAGCCAACTTACGGTTTGTCTTTGTCTCGTATCCGAAAAGGAATTCAAAAAATCGAACCGCGAAAATCTTAAGGAAATTTATCTCAACAGTCTGAGCAAGTCCGCGTTTGCGATTCAGAACTACATTCTCGGTTGCGAACCCTTTCAGATCAGCGAACTCGTATCCATATTCGAATATCTGATCGCCGGAACGGCCTCGGGAAATTTCGTAAAAGAATCCTTCAGCATCAAAAAATGGATTCATTCGTTCACCTTCGAGGAGCTTCTAAAAGAAGAAACGGTCGCCGACTCGATCCGTTTTATTCTAGATAACATTCAAGAAGGTGAATACATTGCGGTTACGGAAACGACCGGATTGTTTCATGTGGCGGACGAACTTTCCGGCAAGGCTTTCGAAATTCTGAGAGGTTATTATCTCAATCAATTCTCCAAAAGACTCAAAGACAGATTTCCCGAGGCATGGAAACACGTTTCGGAATACAGACGGGAAATCGTAATCGACGCAAATCATGTCGGACCGATTTCGGGAATCGAGGAAAAATTCGTACAGGACGAATTGAAGATCATCGGAGAATCTCTGGAGGACTTAGTCCCTCGATCGTTTAAGGATTTTCTAATACTCGCCAATTATATTTCCAAAAAACACGAACAGGAAAGAAACATCCGCGCCTCTGCGGAAGAACTCAAATCGATTAAGATGCTCAAGACGATGATGTCCATGAAGAATCAGACCCTTTCGCAGTTCGTCACGATCAATCTCGACGAGGATCGGGAGTTTTCGTATTCCATCGTGGACAATCTCAAAAGAGATCCGGATTGTATTTCCTGTGATTGGTATGAAAAGGGAAAAAAGATCGCTTGTCTTTGCCACAAAAAGGACGATACGATTCTTTCCTTGATCCGATTGATGACCGAAAAATATTCCTTCAAAACGGATCTCATTAAGAATTTCTTATATCTTTTGAAAAAGGAAAAAAGCGTTCTCGGACATTTGTATTCGAATCCGGATTTCAAACCGGCTTTGCTTCGTTTGAAGTATTCCTGTTATAAGGAGAATCTTTCCTGGTTCTCAAAGGTATTAAATTTCTTAGGTGTTTACGGCCTGCTCGAAAGTTCTTTGGAACACGAGGAATCGATCACACAATTCGAACAACTCAGTAGGGAAATCGCATATAAGGAAAATCGAAAGAAACAATTGGAAAAGATCAGAGCGGAATGGTTGAGTGAAACCTTGGTCGATTCCGAAACTGCGGTGACGGAAGTAGAGCACGATCCGAAATCCAAACCGAGATCGCGTTAG